CCCATTGGGAGTTGCGCCATTGTTCGCGATTGCATCCCACTCAAAGCCAACTAATCCAGTGAGGCGATCGCCGTTTTGCAATCCTGTATTCGCGTAGTAGGGGTTATTGCTGTTAGTTACAATGAAATCATATCCACCGTAAGTGTTTGTCGTCCCGTTAATATCGCCCCAAGTAAAGTAGAGGTCATCGCGATCGCCTGTATACATAACTCCAAGCAATGCATTTTCGGGTTTATTATTTTGTGGACTGCGAAACTTGTTAGTTGGTGCAACAGGATCTTGCGCCCATTGATCTTTATAGCAAACCATAACACGGTTAGTAACTCCACTGCTAGAGTTCTCAAATCGCACTCGCCAGTAAGCAGTATTTGCCGAGAAAAAGGCTAAATTGACTCCAGCATTACGTGCTTGTTCGACCGCGTTGCGCTGTTCCATTGTCCAGTATTCATCATGACCTACGGAAAGAAAAACCTTGTGTTGCTGTAAGATGCTGGGATTTGTTTGAATGTCTAAATTAGTTACGTAAGAAACATCATAACCTTGTGACTCTAACCATCGCGCCATGTTTCGTTCCCATAGCGTCATTAAGTTATAGTGATGCCATTCAATATTTGTCATCGACAGCGGTCGATCTAAAGAGACTTTTGCTGCTTTTTGACCGCCAATACTGTGGTAAGCATAGGTACTGTAACCGCCGTAGTTATTGTACGCTAAGTAAGTTGTAAAACTGCTTTGAAAGAGAATATCAGAAGTACTGCTGTCGTTACGGACAACGAACCAAATCTGCGATTGTTTTCCGTTTCCAAGGTGCGTTAGTTTAGCTGTATACAATCCACTCGTCCAGTCACTGCCCACGGGAATTGTATATGAGGTTGACCAATCACATTCAACTAATCTTGTCGCTGAATCGGTCATTGTCGGTGCTGGTTGAGTGGTACCATTAAGCGCACCACTGCTAACCATGAGACGACCACCTGTACCGCCGTAGTAACCTAAGCGATAAACATCTACTCTAAATTGCCCTGGTTGTTGCAATGATACTTTAATTGGTAAAGATTGACCGCGATTAACGCTCGTTGCTGTTGCGTAGCCAACAATCTCGGTTGTTCCTTGATTGGTAATTTTCCATGCTGTCGTTCCTGGTTTTTGGTTTTCTAAGACAATCGGATTGCTTACCGTAGCATTACTTCTCGCCGAAAAGGTCACTTCACCAATGTTTGGTGCTGTTGCTTTGACTGTATTTACAGTGTCTGCTGCAGGTCCTAGTGTCAAAGTCGTACTGGCTTGACCATTGGCATTTGTTATCGCCGTCGTAGGCGAGACCGAACCTCCTCCAGCCGTCACGGCAAAAGTTACTGTTACCCCTGCTTGTGGATTGCCAGTTGTGTCTTTTACTTGTACGACTAAAGGCTCTGGTAAAGCGGCTCCTGCATTACCGTTTTGATTGTTACCACTAACAATCGTAATAGTAGGCGGGACGTTTGCAACAAAGACAATATCGCGAAAGTAATTACTATTACGAAAAGAGTTTTGTGGTAGCGCCCCTGGAACGCCATACACGCCATTGTTCCCTGCAACCGAGCTCAGATCTCCATTAACAATTGAGTTTGCTAGTTGATCGTAACTGATCGCAAAGTAGCTATTGACATTGACCGTAACGACATAGGTAGTGTTGGCTTGAATCAATAAAGGAGTGCTTAACGTCGCCTGTTGCCAACCAGAAGTCGTTTCATTCGTGAAAGTAACACTCGCCAAAATAGTGCCATTTGTTGACCAGATTCTACCAATGTGAGAACCTGGTTCGCTTGCTGCCTTCCAGTAGCGAATCGCAATAATTCGACCTGCTTTGGCACTGCGAAACCTCATACCCAATTCGTAAGGAACGCCATCAGAGACATTGGGAATGCTTGGCGATTGCGTTGTAAAGATTGTCTGATTATTGGGTGCTTGAGCAATTAAAAAGGTTGGGGAATTATTATCCATTGAAAATATAATTTTAGTACAGTATGTTGTTATTGCAGTGTTGCTTTGTTTGTATTAGTAGACATAAAGCTAGCTCGATAGAAAGTTAGAAGTATTGTTATGAGAAATTAATCTTTCATCAAAAAAAGACATGCTTGATGTATATATAGTTTTGATATAAATGTCATACTTACAAAACTCATTTTTGCAAGCTGAATCACCTAAACTCGCATGCTAGCTGATTTAGAAAAAATAAATCTCAACAAGTTGCGAAAAACCTAACTTTGTATGTATGATACAACAATAAAATCAAAAGCGTAAGTAAATTAATCTACTTTTTAGAAAATGTCACAGATAGCACGTTGATAAAAATCTGTTGACAAAAGCACTAACAGTTTGTTTGATCGAGCAGATTTATAGAATTGGAGATAATAAATGAGCTACCCTGCTGTCAAGATGGTTGCAGGTAAAACGCTAGTTAAGCGTACTTTAAAGTTTGAACCGTCACTTGTCACGATATTAGCGAGCTTCAGCTTATTTGCAGTAATGAGTTGGGGCAAATTAGCAGATCCCATTTGGGATACTGGACATGAAGTGGAGATTCCAGCGCGGATTTTAGCAGGACAAGTGCTGTATCGCGACGTCGAAACTTACTACGGTCCGCTAGCGTACTACATTAATGCTATAGCACTATTACTGGGACATCGTATTGAAGTTTTCTATATCGCGGGCTTACTGCTAGCACTGATAGCAACACTTTTGGTTTATACGCTAGCAAAGCGCTTAACTAACCAACGTTGGGCAATGCTTTGTACCTTGTATGTACTCATTTATTGTGCTTTTAATCCTGGAGGTTTGCTTAACTTTGTTGTTCCCTATAGCTATGGAGTTGTTTACGCGATTGTGCTTTGCTTATTGGCATTTATTGCACTCGATAATTACGGAAAAACAGGAAAAGTTCGTTGGTTAATCGTTGCGGCGATCGCCTCTGGATTAGCAGGGTTAGCCAAACAAGAATACGGCGTTGCTGCTGTTGCTACAATGCTAATAGGTATAATTTGTACTCGCCAAAACTTAACTAAGCGCCTAGGTGACAGCTTACTCATTGTAGTCATTGCTGGTCTTTGTGCTTTTATTCCACTAGCTTTATTGGCAAAACAAGCATCTTGGGAAAATATTTTTGCGGCTTTATTTCCTGTTGCTAAATCACAGGTATTGACAGAAAGCGGATTATTTGATGTCTCGCTAGCTAAAACATTAATTGAGTGGCAAAAGAGCTTTGTTCTTTTTGCTGTTGGTCTTCTGATAGTTATAACTTCCACAGCGATCGCGCATTACCTTCATCAGCAACAACCGAATCAATGGCAAAAACCAGTAACATTTCTTGCTAGTTTAGCGATCGCATGGTCAGGTCTGACTGTACTGCGTCTTGGATCTCTCTTAAATGTATATAAGGTTTGCTTAATTGTTGTTTTCTGCGCGTGGATTAGTGTCATTGTGACGCGTTGGTATTTCAAGTTAACAAATCTAAAAATCATAATTCAGCTACTTACAATAGTCGTATTTTTTGGTTTGGGTTTACTGTTACTACGGCGATTTGTCTGCTGTACTGATGCTGTGTTTCATCCTATAGGAAATCTAACTTGGTTGTTACCAGCTTTCGTTGCTTGGTTCGCGGTTCAGTGGACTAAGATTAGGCAGCATTATGCGCCGCTACTGTGGGCTTTACTAATTTTTTCTATTGTGCTGAATGCGCGCTTTTTGTTTTACATTAATTTTTATCCTTTATATGCATTTACTGCAGTTATCCTCTTTTTTACTTTGCTTTATCATTGGGCGCGAACAAGTCAACTTCCGATTGCTAAATATATCATTATTTGTTTAATAATTAGTGGAATTATTCATCTAGCACAGTTTACTCAATATCGTTATCCTATTTCTTCGGATAAAGGAACTCTTTATATTAAAGATGCTGAATTAGCCACAGCATATAATCAAGCGATCGCAACAATTAACGCCGCCAACGCACAGTCAGTATTAGTCATTCCTGAAGGAAGTATTTTAAACTTTCTCACCACAACAAGTACGCCGAGTAAAGAAACAATTTTTATTCCAGGAGTATTACCAAACGCTGCAGCTGAACGCGAGTTTTTGGCAAGAATGAGAACAAATCCACCACAGTTAATTGTTTATGTTGATGTTCCTTTCTTTTGGTTGCGCGAAGGCTATCAAAGGTATCGGGATTACAACCCACTTGTCGATCGTTGGATTGTGCAAGAACATGCTTTGATTTATGCTTCAGCACCAATGACTTACTTCGGAGAGCAATGGACTCTACGTATCTATCAAAGTCTAAACTAGACGATTACTTTACAGCTTCTACATAAAGACTTTCAGAAGCTCTAATTTGTTGGTCAAGACATAACTTATCCATCATTGACTTACCAAATTCTTGCTTTTGTACTTTAGAAAAACCATATTTATAGAGGAGAAACTCTAGCGTTGCAAAATCATATGCGTATTTGTGTTCGTATCCCTGACGAAAGACGAAATTGATAAGCTCGATTTTAGTATTATATTTGTGATGAAAGTAGAAATCGGTGCGATCGCGATCGAGGGGTCTAACTTTACTTAATGCTTCCCAACCTGGTTGACAATATGCTTTTAGGTACTTTTCAATATCTGGAACTATTATGCGCAAAACTCCTCCTGGTTGCAGAACGCGGTAACACTCAGCTAAGAAATCAGGAACTTCTTCTACGTAATCAATATGCTCAAAAAAATGTTCGGTAAAAATTCCTTGAACCGAATTATTCGCAAATGGCAAACTTCTCCGACAATCGTACACGCAATTTACTCCAGGTGCAGCAAATAAATCTACATTAACCCAGCCTGGCTTACCTGTAGTACCTGAACCGATATTAACTAAAAGATCTTTAGCAACTCGATATTTCTGAAATATATTTTGTCGATTTTCTCTTAACAATGCAGCATACAATTCATCTACAAAAGGTAGATATACGTGTTGTGGAATAACTCCTTCCAATCTTTTAAGAAGGATATATTGTAGATTTAAGCATAGTTTTAGTGGGATAAAATCGATAACTTTTTGAATCAAACATTTCAAGGAATGCTTAGCAGAGAAATTTATTAAGGTCAATTGCATAGAACACCTGACAGTTATAATACAGTTTGGACAAATTGTTCAACGTGGCGTATAACAGTGTTATTGTTAAGCGTGTCGTTAGGCGCGGTAAAAATAACTTTGTCAAAATGCTCTTTTGTATTTCCGCGTTCAATCCATAACCCATTTATAGAGTCAGGAATAATTTTCTTAACAGCTACACCTGTACAAATACAACTCCCTGCAGCATATATCAACTTTTCAAGACGATCGAAAACTGTTTTATATCCTCCGACAACGTAACCTAGTTGTTCTTTGTTTAAAGAAGAATCTCGCGCTGAAAATAAACGTTTAATATAAGACCAGATAAAAACAGCAGAAACTTTTTGATAACTTTCTCCTAACTTTGCTAACAATAATGGCTGCCAAAATTTTTGATAAGTTTTCTTCCCGCTAAGTTTAACTAACCAGTCCTCTACAGAAATTTTTTCTAAACGCTGCCAATTGTCAATTCGAGAGCCATAAATTAAAGTAAAAGCTAGCCGAAGTTTACCCCATAAACTGAGAGGTGGAAAGCGCAAAAACTCTAACGTATTACTAATTGAATACAATTTTCGATCGACGTAGTAACCTGTACTTGTACTGCGCCACCGTAACTGATCGCCTAAGCCAATCTCATGCAAATATTTAATTAAATGCTTATCAGAAGGCAAAATCACGTGATAAAAGCGATCCCAAACAAAAGAGCCGTAATCGTGATAAGTTGCTAGCCCTCCTAACTGTTGATTGCGTTCAAAGACAGTTACTACATATCCTTTTTGAGAAAGGCGATGAGCTAAAACTAGCCCCATCAAACCACCACCAATAACTGCAATATTCATAGAAAATTTAGGAATAAAGCTAATTCTAAAAAAACATAAATTATTTTCTGTATCTCTTATTTTTGTAGTTTATTAAAGACAAAAACGTAGGTAATAGGTAATTGCTCTTACCTACTACCAGTTACCATTTATCAATCAACTTAGTACAAGTAAACTTGATTCTGCTGGAGATTTTAAGCTGCGATGCCAAGCAATTGTTCGCAGTAATCCTTCTTCTAAAGAAACTTCTGCTTTAACACCAAGAATTTGTTCGCAACGGCTATTATCAGGGATTCTGCGCCGTACATCTTCATATTTCTTTCCAGTAAACGATTCGTAAGGGACAAATTTCAGCTTAAGTTTACCAGGAGTATTACTTAACTGTTTAATAGTTTTAGCTAAGTCTAAAATTGAAATTTCGCGATCGCTGCCAATATTAAAAATTTCGCCATTGGCTTCGGATTTAATAATTGCTGCATAAATTCCAGCTACTGTGTCACTGATGTATGTAAAGCTGCGTGTTTGTAAGCCATCTCCATGAATTTGAATTTCGCGATCGCTCAAAATTTGTTCAATAAAAACTGACTGCGGTCCACCCCACCATGATAAATGATGTCGCGGTCCATAAGAGCCAAAAAAGCGTAAAATGACAACAGGAAAGCCGTAACTTTCTTGATAAGCAAAGGCTAGATGTTCGTCGAATAGCTTAGAAACAGCATAACTCCAACGAGCAACTTTAGAAGAACCTAACACAGAATCATCATCTTCATTAAAAGGCAATTTAGGATTGCGACCATACACATCAGAAGTTGAAGCCAGAACGCATTTGCAGTTACGCGATCGTGCAAACTCTAAAACATTTTCTGTTCCTTGATAGTTAATTTTAAGCGTATCAATTGCTTTCCCGTAACGGGGAATTTTAAATGCTGCTAAATGAACTAAACAGTC
This region of Chroococcidiopsis sp. TS-821 genomic DNA includes:
- a CDS encoding N,N-dimethylformamidase beta subunit family domain-containing protein, with product MDNNSPTFLIAQAPNNQTIFTTQSPSIPNVSDGVPYELGMRFRSAKAGRIIAIRYWKAASEPGSHIGRIWSTNGTILASVTFTNETTSGWQQATLSTPLLIQANTTYVVTVNVNSYFAISYDQLANSIVNGDLSSVAGNNGVYGVPGALPQNSFRNSNYFRDIVFVANVPPTITIVSGNNQNGNAGAALPEPLVVQVKDTTGNPQAGVTVTFAVTAGGGSVSPTTAITNANGQASTTLTLGPAADTVNTVKATAPNIGEVTFSARSNATVSNPIVLENQKPGTTAWKITNQGTTEIVGYATATSVNRGQSLPIKVSLQQPGQFRVDVYRLGYYGGTGGRLMVSSGALNGTTQPAPTMTDSATRLVECDWSTSYTIPVGSDWTSGLYTAKLTHLGNGKQSQIWFVVRNDSSTSDILFQSSFTTYLAYNNYGGYSTYAYHSIGGQKAAKVSLDRPLSMTNIEWHHYNLMTLWERNMARWLESQGYDVSYVTNLDIQTNPSILQQHKVFLSVGHDEYWTMEQRNAVEQARNAGVNLAFFSANTAYWRVRFENSSSGVTNRVMVCYKDQWAQDPVAPTNKFRSPQNNKPENALLGVMYTGDRDDLYFTWGDINGTTNTYGGYDFIVTNSNNPYYANTGLQNGDRLTGLVGFEWDAIANNGATPNGLVILGQSQVNPANIDEDLPQGTNTQVSHAVRYTAASGAKVFSTGSNQWMWGLDSDRINPSKEDLRVKQIAVNIFADMGAKPLTPDPNIIVP
- a CDS encoding methyltransferase domain-containing protein, producing MEGVIPQHVYLPFVDELYAALLRENRQNIFQKYRVAKDLLVNIGSGTTGKPGWVNVDLFAAPGVNCVYDCRRSLPFANNSVQGIFTEHFFEHIDYVEEVPDFLAECYRVLQPGGVLRIIVPDIEKYLKAYCQPGWEALSKVRPLDRDRTDFYFHHKYNTKIELINFVFRQGYEHKYAYDFATLEFLLYKYGFSKVQKQEFGKSMMDKLCLDQQIRASESLYVEAVK
- a CDS encoding NAD(P)-dependent oxidoreductase, giving the protein MIVLPRKILVTGVAGFIGSHLLDKLIAAGHQVVGIDNLCMGKLENIARHLDNPAFQFLQRDITEASTFVDLEDFDCLVHLAAFKIPRYGKAIDTLKINYQGTENVLEFARSRNCKCVLASTSDVYGRNPKLPFNEDDDSVLGSSKVARWSYAVSKLFDEHLAFAYQESYGFPVVILRFFGSYGPRHHLSWWGGPQSVFIEQILSDREIQIHGDGLQTRSFTYISDTVAGIYAAIIKSEANGEIFNIGSDREISILDLAKTIKQLSNTPGKLKLKFVPYESFTGKKYEDVRRRIPDNSRCEQILGVKAEVSLEEGLLRTIAWHRSLKSPAESSLLVLS
- a CDS encoding glycosyltransferase family 39 protein is translated as MSYPAVKMVAGKTLVKRTLKFEPSLVTILASFSLFAVMSWGKLADPIWDTGHEVEIPARILAGQVLYRDVETYYGPLAYYINAIALLLGHRIEVFYIAGLLLALIATLLVYTLAKRLTNQRWAMLCTLYVLIYCAFNPGGLLNFVVPYSYGVVYAIVLCLLAFIALDNYGKTGKVRWLIVAAIASGLAGLAKQEYGVAAVATMLIGIICTRQNLTKRLGDSLLIVVIAGLCAFIPLALLAKQASWENIFAALFPVAKSQVLTESGLFDVSLAKTLIEWQKSFVLFAVGLLIVITSTAIAHYLHQQQPNQWQKPVTFLASLAIAWSGLTVLRLGSLLNVYKVCLIVVFCAWISVIVTRWYFKLTNLKIIIQLLTIVVFFGLGLLLLRRFVCCTDAVFHPIGNLTWLLPAFVAWFAVQWTKIRQHYAPLLWALLIFSIVLNARFLFYINFYPLYAFTAVILFFTLLYHWARTSQLPIAKYIIICLIISGIIHLAQFTQYRYPISSDKGTLYIKDAELATAYNQAIATINAANAQSVLVIPEGSILNFLTTTSTPSKETIFIPGVLPNAAAEREFLARMRTNPPQLIVYVDVPFFWLREGYQRYRDYNPLVDRWIVQEHALIYASAPMTYFGEQWTLRIYQSLN
- a CDS encoding FAD-dependent oxidoreductase, with amino-acid sequence MNIAVIGGGLMGLVLAHRLSQKGYVVTVFERNQQLGGLATYHDYGSFVWDRFYHVILPSDKHLIKYLHEIGLGDQLRWRSTSTGYYVDRKLYSISNTLEFLRFPPLSLWGKLRLAFTLIYGSRIDNWQRLEKISVEDWLVKLSGKKTYQKFWQPLLLAKLGESYQKVSAVFIWSYIKRLFSARDSSLNKEQLGYVVGGYKTVFDRLEKLIYAAGSCICTGVAVKKIIPDSINGLWIERGNTKEHFDKVIFTAPNDTLNNNTVIRHVEQFVQTVL